Proteins encoded within one genomic window of Streptomyces sp. NBC_01314:
- a CDS encoding acyltransferase family protein, whose amino-acid sequence MRAERTFEPAVDGLRAVATLMVVVGHLAQWTGALIDKTGKEGPFAPVMTGVLSAIPIFLIISGYLLYRPWADAALGGRKAPNTLHYYWHRVLRIFPAYWLFLITTLLVFNREQLGDGWRTLRLLTVQHVQNWADLRTDPGMTNWAQTWSLATEVHYYIALPIAAFVLHKALRATRSLKLAGALLTLVIVADFTWLVATSPSSPLGPPSLWWLRGYLGFLAAGMLLALVAAKARTGQRLAFVEFVRNRPWTFWGAAAVAYALANTDWAGSIASIVLTKDEAAFKYVCHMVIAVGLATPLLLAQGSGPERLLSRPTIVWLGRNSCGIFLWHLVIMQVTVWYLLDSDFGQLGTGAFFALLPFVLAFSVLAGWLSYTFVEMPLLRRFRIRSHRPIAEPERSA is encoded by the coding sequence GTGCGGGCCGAACGGACCTTCGAACCCGCGGTGGACGGCCTGCGCGCGGTCGCCACGCTGATGGTCGTGGTCGGCCACCTCGCCCAGTGGACCGGCGCGCTGATCGACAAGACAGGCAAGGAAGGGCCGTTCGCCCCGGTGATGACCGGCGTGCTGTCGGCCATCCCGATCTTCCTCATCATCAGCGGCTACCTGCTCTACCGCCCCTGGGCCGACGCGGCGCTCGGTGGCCGCAAGGCGCCGAACACCCTGCACTACTACTGGCACCGCGTCCTGCGGATCTTCCCGGCCTACTGGCTGTTCCTGATCACCACGCTGCTGGTGTTCAACCGTGAACAGCTCGGCGACGGCTGGCGCACGCTGCGGCTGCTGACCGTGCAGCACGTGCAGAACTGGGCGGACCTGCGCACCGATCCGGGCATGACCAACTGGGCACAGACCTGGAGCCTCGCCACCGAGGTGCACTACTACATCGCTCTGCCCATCGCCGCGTTCGTGCTGCACAAGGCGCTGCGGGCGACCAGGAGCCTGAAGCTCGCCGGGGCGCTGCTCACCCTGGTGATCGTCGCCGACTTCACCTGGCTGGTCGCGACCAGCCCGTCGAGCCCGCTGGGCCCGCCGTCACTGTGGTGGCTGCGCGGCTATCTCGGGTTCCTGGCGGCCGGCATGCTGCTCGCCCTGGTCGCCGCGAAGGCGCGCACCGGGCAGCGGCTCGCCTTCGTGGAGTTCGTCCGCAACCGTCCGTGGACCTTCTGGGGGGCGGCGGCCGTCGCCTACGCGCTGGCGAACACCGACTGGGCGGGCAGCATCGCGTCGATCGTGCTCACCAAGGACGAGGCCGCGTTCAAGTACGTCTGCCACATGGTGATCGCGGTCGGGCTCGCGACGCCGCTGCTGCTGGCACAGGGCAGTGGCCCCGAGCGGCTGCTGTCGCGGCCGACGATCGTGTGGCTCGGGCGGAACTCCTGCGGGATCTTCCTGTGGCACCTGGTGATCATGCAGGTCACCGTCTGGTACCTGCTCGACAGCGACTTCGGGCAGCTCGGCACCGGCGCGTTCTTCGCTCTGCTGCCGTTCGTCCTGGCGTTCTCGGTGCTGGCGGGGTGGCTGTCGTACACGTTCGTCGAGATGCCGTTGCTGAGGCGGTTCCGGATTCGGTCGCACCGGCCGATCGCCGAGCCGGAGCGCTCCGCTTGA
- a CDS encoding nitrate/nitrite transporter, whose amino-acid sequence MTAPSTAPAPSRGGRWIEHWDPENEAFWNETGEKVARRNLLFSVLSEHIGFSIWTVWSVMVLFMGPEYGLTPADKFFLVSMATLVGAIVRIPYTFAVAIFGGRNWTIVSASLLLIPTVAAFVVMEPGTSFNTFLVCAMLAGIGGGNFASSMTNINAFFPLRKKGWALGLNAGGGNIGVPVVQLIGLAVIGASGGPRVLLGIYIPFIVIAAVLAAIYMDNISSVKNDTGAAKDAVKEAHTWIMSFLYIGTFGSFIGYSFAFGLVLQTQFGRTPLESAYVTFIGPLLGSLIRPLGGALADKYGGAKITLWNYVGMAGATGVIVIASMQKSLPLFTTAFIVLFVLTGLGNGSTFKMIPGIFQAKALAKGLEGEEAAAYGRRLSGASMGIIGAVGALGGLGINLAFRQSFLSVGSGTGAFVTFLAFYGLCFLVTWAVYLRRPASNTSATTATTEAKPQLSYAEV is encoded by the coding sequence ATGACAGCCCCGAGCACTGCCCCCGCACCAAGCAGGGGAGGCCGCTGGATCGAGCACTGGGATCCCGAGAACGAGGCCTTCTGGAACGAGACCGGCGAGAAGGTCGCCCGCCGCAACCTTCTCTTCTCGGTGCTCTCGGAGCACATCGGCTTCTCCATCTGGACCGTCTGGTCGGTGATGGTCCTGTTCATGGGCCCCGAGTACGGGCTCACCCCGGCCGACAAGTTCTTCCTCGTCTCGATGGCCACGCTGGTCGGCGCCATCGTCCGCATCCCGTACACCTTCGCGGTGGCGATCTTCGGCGGCCGCAACTGGACGATCGTCTCGGCGAGCCTGTTGCTCATCCCGACCGTCGCGGCCTTCGTCGTGATGGAGCCGGGGACCTCGTTCAACACGTTCCTGGTCTGCGCGATGCTCGCCGGTATCGGTGGCGGCAACTTCGCCTCCTCCATGACCAACATCAACGCCTTCTTCCCGCTGCGGAAGAAGGGCTGGGCGCTCGGTCTCAACGCGGGCGGCGGCAACATCGGTGTTCCGGTCGTGCAGCTCATCGGCCTCGCCGTCATCGGCGCCAGCGGTGGTCCGCGCGTCCTGCTCGGGATCTACATCCCCTTCATCGTCATCGCCGCCGTGCTCGCCGCGATCTACATGGACAACATCTCGTCCGTGAAGAACGACACCGGTGCCGCCAAGGACGCCGTGAAGGAGGCCCACACCTGGATCATGTCCTTCCTCTACATCGGCACTTTCGGCTCCTTCATCGGCTACAGCTTCGCCTTCGGCCTCGTCCTGCAGACCCAGTTCGGCCGTACGCCCCTGGAGTCCGCGTACGTCACCTTCATCGGCCCCCTGCTCGGCTCGCTGATCCGGCCCCTCGGCGGCGCGCTCGCCGACAAGTACGGCGGCGCCAAGATCACCCTGTGGAACTACGTCGGCATGGCCGGCGCCACCGGGGTCATCGTCATCGCCTCCATGCAGAAGTCGCTGCCGCTGTTCACCACCGCGTTCATCGTGCTCTTCGTCCTCACCGGCCTTGGCAACGGCTCCACCTTCAAGATGATCCCGGGCATCTTCCAGGCCAAGGCCCTCGCCAAGGGCCTGGAGGGCGAGGAGGCCGCGGCCTACGGACGTCGCCTCTCCGGCGCATCCATGGGCATCATCGGCGCGGTGGGCGCCCTCGGTGGCCTCGGCATCAACCTGGCCTTCCGCCAGTCCTTCCTCTCGGTCGGCTCCGGCACCGGCGCCTTCGTCACCTTCCTCGCCTTCTACGGCCTCTGCTTCCTGGTGACCTGGGCCGTATACCTTCGCCGCCCGGCTTCGAACACCTCCGCGACCACGGCCACGACGGAGGCGAAGCCGCAGCTCAGCTATGCCGAGGTGTGA
- a CDS encoding MMPL family transporter, whose translation MATFLYKLGRLAFRRRGRTTLLWLLILVGVGYAASAAPAPPADTFSMPGTESQKAFDLLKERFPEASADGATARVVIRAPKGDISDPDQRAKVERLLADLSGAPLVKGVADPYQAGAVSEDGTTAYATVLYEVAATQLTDRAKDALTEATADARESGLTVEAGGDAVTVEAAKNNAESLGILVSALVLLLTFGSMIAAGMSLLTAVIGVGVGICGITALGSTLGLSSTTSTLALMIGLAVGIDYALFIVSRYRSEMAEGHGREEAAGRAIGTAGSAVVFAGLTVIVALAGLAVVDIPMLTKMGLAAAGTVAVAVLIAITFVPALLAYAPVKVLPRHERGQYRAKPLSARRQRKAAKRAAKAGPNLGSRWAGWVLRRPVAVLLLGVVGLGALAVPAASLELGLPGEGTMAEDTTQRKAYDLLSESFGAGFNGPLLITVEAKDARAAADRVGEDLAARPGVASVSPATVNKAGDTAMVNVIPETGPTEKRTEDLVHSIRDTAAGFEKKLGASVLVTGQTALFIDFSGTLDEAMVPYLGLVVGLAFVLLVLVFRSILVPLKAALGFLLSVTAALGAVVAVFQWGWLKDVFGIDQPGPIMSTMPIFMIGVVFGLAMDYEVFLVTRMREAFVHGERADDAIVTGFRHGGRVVSAAAIIMASVFAGFILDANDFVKMIGFGLAIAVLLDAFVVRMAIVPAVLALLGRSAWWLPRWLDAVLPDMDVEGAKLGTGRRASIPHQRTPREPSLVD comes from the coding sequence GTGGCTACGTTCCTCTACAAACTGGGCCGACTCGCCTTCCGACGGCGAGGCCGGACGACACTGTTGTGGCTGCTGATCCTGGTCGGCGTGGGCTATGCCGCCTCCGCCGCCCCAGCACCACCCGCCGACACCTTCTCGATGCCGGGCACCGAGTCGCAGAAGGCCTTCGACCTGCTCAAGGAGCGCTTCCCGGAGGCGAGCGCGGACGGTGCCACCGCCCGCGTCGTCATCCGCGCACCCAAGGGCGACATCTCCGATCCCGATCAGCGGGCCAAGGTCGAGCGACTCCTCGCCGACCTGTCCGGGGCGCCCCTCGTGAAGGGCGTAGCCGACCCCTACCAGGCGGGCGCCGTCAGCGAGGACGGCACCACCGCCTACGCGACCGTTCTGTACGAGGTGGCCGCCACCCAGCTCACCGACCGGGCGAAGGACGCCCTCACCGAGGCCACGGCCGACGCCCGTGAGAGCGGACTGACCGTCGAGGCCGGCGGCGACGCCGTCACGGTGGAGGCCGCCAAGAACAACGCCGAGTCCCTCGGCATCCTCGTCTCCGCCCTGGTCCTGCTGCTGACCTTCGGCTCCATGATCGCCGCCGGCATGTCGCTGCTGACCGCCGTCATCGGCGTCGGCGTCGGCATCTGCGGCATCACCGCGCTCGGCAGCACCCTCGGCCTGTCCAGCACGACCTCCACACTGGCCCTGATGATCGGCCTGGCCGTCGGCATCGACTACGCCCTGTTCATCGTCTCCCGCTACCGCTCCGAGATGGCCGAGGGCCATGGACGCGAGGAGGCCGCCGGACGCGCCATCGGCACGGCGGGATCCGCCGTCGTCTTCGCGGGCCTGACCGTCATCGTCGCCCTCGCCGGCCTCGCCGTCGTCGACATCCCGATGCTCACCAAGATGGGACTCGCCGCGGCGGGCACGGTCGCCGTCGCGGTCCTCATCGCGATCACCTTCGTCCCCGCGCTCCTCGCCTACGCCCCCGTCAAGGTGCTGCCCCGCCACGAACGCGGGCAGTACCGCGCCAAGCCGCTCAGCGCCCGCCGGCAGCGCAAGGCCGCCAAGCGCGCCGCCAAGGCCGGGCCCAACCTCGGCTCCCGCTGGGCCGGCTGGGTGCTGCGCCGCCCGGTCGCCGTCCTGCTCCTCGGCGTCGTCGGCCTCGGCGCGCTCGCCGTACCCGCCGCGAGCCTGGAGCTGGGGCTGCCCGGCGAGGGCACGATGGCCGAGGACACCACCCAGCGCAAGGCCTACGACCTGCTGTCGGAGTCCTTCGGCGCCGGATTCAACGGCCCGCTGCTCATCACCGTCGAGGCCAAGGACGCGCGGGCGGCCGCCGACCGGGTCGGCGAGGATCTGGCCGCGCGGCCCGGGGTCGCCTCCGTCAGCCCCGCCACGGTCAACAAGGCGGGCGACACGGCGATGGTCAACGTCATCCCGGAGACCGGCCCGACCGAGAAGCGGACCGAGGACCTGGTCCACTCGATCCGCGACACCGCCGCGGGCTTCGAGAAGAAGCTCGGCGCGAGCGTCCTGGTCACCGGCCAGACCGCGCTGTTCATCGACTTCTCGGGGACCCTCGACGAGGCGATGGTCCCGTATCTGGGCCTGGTCGTGGGACTCGCCTTCGTCCTGCTCGTCCTCGTCTTCCGCTCGATCCTGGTCCCGCTCAAGGCCGCCCTCGGGTTCCTGCTGTCGGTGACCGCGGCACTCGGTGCCGTCGTGGCCGTCTTCCAGTGGGGCTGGCTCAAGGACGTCTTCGGCATCGACCAGCCGGGGCCGATCATGAGCACGATGCCGATCTTCATGATCGGCGTGGTCTTCGGGCTCGCCATGGACTACGAGGTCTTCCTCGTCACCCGGATGCGCGAGGCCTTCGTCCACGGCGAGCGCGCCGACGACGCGATCGTCACCGGCTTCCGGCACGGCGGCCGGGTGGTCTCCGCGGCCGCGATCATCATGGCCAGTGTCTTCGCCGGCTTCATCCTCGACGCCAACGACTTCGTCAAGATGATCGGCTTCGGCCTCGCCATCGCCGTGCTCCTCGACGCCTTCGTCGTCCGCATGGCCATCGTGCCCGCCGTCCTCGCCCTCCTGGGCCGCTCGGCCTGGTGGCTGCCCCGCTGGCTGGACGCCGTCCTGCCCGACATGGACGTCGAGGGCGCCAAGCTCGGCACCGGCCGCCGCGCCTCCATCCCGCACCAGCGCACCCCGCGCGAACCGTCCCTCGTGGACTGA
- a CDS encoding MFS transporter, which yields MEVDVKERHPRRWLILIVLCLSTLVLVIDNMVLTVAVPPIAEDLEASAQDIQWILESYMLVFAGLLLTAGSLSDRYGRRKVMIIGLAVFGAASVLATWAGSAEMLIFARVLMGIGGALLMPSTLSILITVFDEEERPKAIGAWSAVAMIGLVGGPVFGGVLIAHFWWGAVFLINIPIALLAIVSALVLMPESKGPWRKPDPVGTVLSVVGMTALVWTINEWPKDGITHPGTLAAAVVSVLALVGFGIWETRIDSPMIPISLFKNRVFTGASFSLVLLTFANGGLMLVLTQYLQFVMGYSPTETGLAFMPAAVASLVFNGVGAALAKKIGNRALAVSGLLVIAGGFATLSTLSTGDGFGTLAVAMTLMGAGAGLAMPAAIAALMSAVPEEHAGVGSALNDTIQQAGAAFGVAVLGAVLSSTYSSGMPASAPAAARESIGDGLAVAARTKDTGLLDSVLDAFTGAVSSSFTVGAAGVVGAALLALFLMKGAGKGEAPPVAEEKAPEVVGVH from the coding sequence ATGGAAGTCGACGTCAAGGAACGTCATCCTCGCCGCTGGCTGATCCTGATCGTGTTGTGCCTCAGCACGCTGGTGCTGGTCATCGACAACATGGTCCTGACGGTGGCGGTGCCGCCGATCGCGGAGGATCTGGAGGCGAGCGCCCAGGACATCCAATGGATCCTGGAGTCGTACATGCTGGTCTTCGCCGGTCTGCTGCTGACCGCGGGAAGCCTGTCCGACCGGTACGGCCGCCGCAAGGTCATGATCATCGGCCTGGCGGTCTTCGGGGCCGCTTCGGTGCTGGCCACCTGGGCCGGAAGCGCGGAGATGCTGATCTTCGCCCGGGTGCTGATGGGCATCGGCGGCGCTCTGTTGATGCCCAGCACGCTGTCGATCCTCATCACCGTCTTCGACGAGGAGGAGCGGCCCAAGGCGATCGGCGCGTGGAGCGCCGTGGCCATGATCGGTCTGGTCGGCGGCCCCGTGTTCGGCGGTGTGCTCATCGCCCACTTCTGGTGGGGCGCGGTCTTCCTCATCAACATCCCGATCGCCCTGCTCGCGATCGTCTCCGCGCTGGTGCTGATGCCGGAGTCCAAGGGGCCGTGGCGCAAGCCCGACCCGGTGGGCACCGTACTGTCGGTGGTCGGAATGACCGCGCTGGTGTGGACGATCAACGAGTGGCCGAAGGACGGCATCACGCACCCGGGCACGCTGGCGGCGGCCGTCGTGAGCGTGCTGGCACTGGTCGGCTTCGGGATCTGGGAGACCCGGATCGACTCGCCGATGATCCCCATCTCGCTGTTCAAGAACCGGGTGTTCACCGGGGCGAGCTTCTCGCTGGTCCTGCTGACGTTCGCCAACGGCGGTCTGATGCTGGTCCTCACGCAGTACCTCCAGTTTGTGATGGGCTACTCCCCCACCGAGACGGGTCTCGCCTTCATGCCGGCCGCCGTCGCCTCACTCGTCTTCAACGGCGTCGGCGCCGCGCTGGCCAAGAAGATCGGCAACCGGGCGCTCGCCGTCAGCGGACTCCTGGTCATCGCGGGCGGGTTCGCCACGCTGTCGACGCTGTCCACGGGGGACGGTTTCGGGACGCTGGCAGTGGCGATGACGCTGATGGGCGCGGGTGCGGGTCTCGCGATGCCGGCCGCGATCGCCGCGCTCATGAGTGCGGTACCGGAGGAGCACGCGGGGGTGGGCTCGGCCCTCAACGACACCATCCAGCAGGCGGGCGCCGCGTTCGGTGTGGCCGTGCTGGGTGCGGTGCTGTCCAGCACGTACTCCTCCGGGATGCCCGCCTCGGCGCCGGCCGCTGCGCGGGAGTCCATCGGCGACGGGCTCGCCGTGGCGGCGCGGACGAAGGACACCGGGCTTCTGGACTCCGTGCTGGATGCGTTCACCGGTGCGGTGTCCAGCAGCTTCACCGTCGGGGCGGCCGGGGTCGTGGGTGCGGCTCTGCTCGCGTTGTTCCTGATGAAGGGGGCGGGCAAGGGAGAGGCTCCGCCGGTGGCCGAGGAGAAGGCGCCGGAGGTGGTGGGGGTTCACTGA
- a CDS encoding TetR/AcrR family transcriptional regulator — MSENQVIGSVWTRPRRQKREQPALSREVIVAEAVKLLDEEGAAALSMRRLGARLNAGATSMYSHVANKDELIELVVDHVYGEMEAPGPDAAADWRAAAARCAHGVRSTILRHAWSAPMLGEVGVSLGPNSMRLTEGMLAMLEEAGFDLEQADHVVRILFAYVMGMTTSEAAWLTMLARSGQSQEDWTRKVWPAVEQATRDYPHLRRRYAAQEGGRTSEVLVDNFGHGLDWVLDGLQARLDRPSVKG; from the coding sequence ATGTCCGAGAACCAGGTGATCGGGTCCGTATGGACCCGCCCGCGGCGCCAGAAACGCGAACAGCCCGCGCTGAGCCGCGAGGTCATCGTGGCGGAGGCCGTGAAGCTGCTGGACGAGGAGGGCGCCGCCGCGCTGAGCATGCGCCGCCTCGGCGCCCGGCTGAACGCGGGCGCGACCTCGATGTACTCGCACGTGGCGAACAAGGACGAGCTGATCGAACTGGTCGTCGACCACGTCTATGGCGAGATGGAGGCGCCGGGCCCGGACGCCGCCGCCGACTGGCGGGCGGCCGCGGCCCGTTGTGCCCACGGTGTTCGCTCGACGATCTTGCGGCACGCGTGGAGCGCCCCGATGCTGGGCGAGGTGGGTGTCTCCCTCGGGCCGAACTCGATGCGGCTCACGGAGGGCATGCTCGCCATGCTGGAGGAGGCGGGCTTCGACCTCGAACAGGCCGACCACGTGGTGCGGATCCTCTTCGCGTACGTGATGGGCATGACCACCAGCGAGGCGGCCTGGCTCACGATGCTCGCCCGCAGCGGGCAGAGCCAGGAGGACTGGACGCGCAAGGTGTGGCCGGCCGTCGAACAGGCCACCCGCGACTATCCGCACCTCCGTCGGCGCTATGCCGCGCAGGAAGGCGGCCGTACGTCCGAGGTCCTCGTGGACAACTTCGGCCACGGACTCGACTGGGTTCTCGACGGCCTCCAGGCCCGCCTCGACCGGCCTTCCGTGAAGGGCTGA
- a CDS encoding fatty acyl-AMP ligase, with protein MALAGTLLPPPATRVTTVTEALHRRGVEQPDEIAYVHLRDGETPDGSLTYGRLETDAHTRAAALTAAGLAAGDSVLLLYPSGLEFVRSLLGCMYARVAAAPVQVPTRRRGMERLRRIADDAGTTTILTTGALKADLERQFADLPELAGLTLIDTEALPDSPVAWHGPAPLPDDIALLQYTSGSTGDPKGVMVTHANFLANVTETEDIWPTGPDGVVVSWLPLFHDMGMLFGVLLPLCSGIPAYLMEPSAFIRRPLRWLEAISAYRGTHAAAPSFAYELCVDALRAAEGAELDLSSWRVAANGAEPVRWRAVRTFTETFAPYGFDPRAMTPGYGLAENTLKATASPADRPPTVLWVSSAALKDGRVEVAGESAPGAQPLVGSGFPSSTTRVRVVDTATATPCEPGRIGEIWIDGPCVALGYRERPRETEETFGGRIAGESGATRHLRTGDLGFLHEGELFVAGRVKDVIIRNGRNFYPQDIELSAESAVAGLRPNCAAAFSVDDGERERLVVVVETDGRVLRRTGAEALREAVRAAVHDGQRLPADEVVVVRRGALPRTTSGKVQRRACRKLYAAGELGGVTG; from the coding sequence ATGGCTCTTGCCGGCACGCTCCTCCCGCCACCGGCCACCCGCGTCACCACGGTGACCGAGGCCCTGCACCGGCGCGGCGTCGAACAGCCCGACGAGATCGCGTACGTCCACCTCCGTGACGGCGAGACTCCCGACGGCTCCCTCACCTACGGCCGGCTGGAGACCGACGCCCATACCCGGGCCGCCGCCCTCACCGCGGCCGGACTGGCGGCGGGCGACAGCGTCCTGCTGCTCTACCCCTCGGGCCTCGAATTCGTACGGTCGCTGCTGGGCTGCATGTACGCCCGCGTCGCCGCCGCACCCGTGCAGGTGCCCACCCGGCGGCGCGGCATGGAGCGGCTGCGCCGTATCGCCGACGACGCGGGCACCACGACCATCCTCACCACCGGGGCGCTCAAGGCGGACCTGGAGCGGCAGTTCGCCGATCTGCCCGAACTGGCCGGCCTCACCCTCATAGACACCGAGGCACTGCCCGACTCCCCGGTCGCCTGGCACGGCCCCGCCCCGCTCCCGGACGACATCGCCCTGCTCCAGTACACCTCCGGTTCCACCGGCGACCCGAAGGGCGTGATGGTCACCCACGCCAACTTCCTCGCCAACGTCACCGAGACCGAGGACATCTGGCCCACCGGACCCGACGGCGTCGTCGTCTCCTGGCTGCCCCTCTTCCACGACATGGGCATGCTCTTCGGTGTCCTGCTGCCGCTCTGCTCCGGCATCCCCGCCTACCTGATGGAGCCGTCCGCCTTCATCCGCCGCCCCCTGCGCTGGCTGGAGGCCATCTCCGCCTACCGGGGCACACACGCGGCAGCGCCGAGCTTCGCGTACGAGCTGTGCGTGGACGCGCTGCGGGCCGCCGAGGGCGCCGAGCTGGACCTCTCGTCGTGGCGGGTCGCCGCGAACGGGGCCGAACCGGTGCGGTGGCGGGCGGTGCGGACGTTCACCGAGACGTTCGCCCCGTACGGGTTCGACCCTCGGGCCATGACCCCCGGGTACGGGCTGGCGGAGAACACCCTCAAGGCGACCGCGAGTCCCGCGGACCGGCCACCGACCGTGCTGTGGGTGTCCTCGGCGGCCCTGAAGGACGGCCGCGTGGAGGTGGCAGGGGAGTCGGCGCCCGGTGCCCAGCCGCTGGTGGGATCCGGATTCCCGTCGTCGACGACCCGGGTCCGGGTGGTCGACACGGCCACGGCCACGCCCTGCGAGCCCGGCCGCATCGGGGAGATCTGGATCGACGGGCCGTGTGTCGCTCTCGGCTACCGGGAGCGCCCGCGCGAGACCGAGGAGACCTTCGGGGGACGGATCGCGGGGGAGAGCGGGGCGACGAGACATCTCCGCACGGGCGACCTCGGCTTCCTCCACGAGGGGGAACTGTTCGTCGCGGGCCGGGTGAAGGACGTCATCATCCGCAACGGACGGAACTTCTACCCGCAGGACATCGAGCTGTCCGCGGAGTCGGCGGTGGCGGGGCTGCGGCCGAACTGCGCCGCCGCGTTCTCCGTGGACGACGGAGAGCGGGAACGGCTGGTCGTCGTCGTGGAGACGGACGGGCGGGTGCTCCGCCGGACCGGGGCGGAGGCACTGCGCGAGGCGGTGCGCGCCGCCGTGCACGACGGGCAGCGGCTGCCAGCGGACGAGGTCGTGGTGGTACGGAGGGGGGCACTGCCGCGTACGACCAGCGGAAAGGTGCAGCGGCGGGCCTGCCGGAAGCTCTACGCGGCGGGCGAACTGGGGGGTGTCACCGGCTGA
- a CDS encoding serine hydrolase domain-containing protein yields the protein MSKKTQGSQWNDLRSWIATGSWEASDSWGLTGTWTMDGASGTWESTTDSTTDSTTDSARDSTRGTFGSANPAAPPRPPADPAPAASAPTAPVLKIVATPDTAPETTAASDADPDANADAVEPATGRRIDVGHWQHRLDELREAHDVPGATLAFVIDDEVQELASGVLNRRTGVEATTDSVFQLGSIAKVYTAALIMQLVESGDLDLDAPVVTVLPEFATIDPEATKVITPRMLLSHTSGLTCDFHLDTGRGDDSLAKYVEAAKGVAMDCPPGTAVSYSGIGYVVLGRVVEVLTGTTWDQALKDRLLTPLGLTHTMTLPEEVLPFRAAMGHLAGPEGEQMLAPAWDLMPRAAGPAARVCATAGDLVRFARPHLDNGRSADGTRLLGPDSVAAMRHRETDVPDKWTVSADGWGLGWTLYDWDGVPGFGHDGASIGQYAYLRVVPGAGVAVALLTNGGGSRLLYADLMRELLSELAGVTMPAPFAPAEQPPTVDITPWAGTYKREGVLITVSEKEGRPHLVYAFVDGMAGYSPDLEMELVPLSDTVFAGAGGGASFAEDWMPVVFATMSDGSKYAYIGMRAAPKTA from the coding sequence ATGTCGAAGAAGACGCAGGGATCGCAGTGGAACGACCTCCGCAGCTGGATCGCGACCGGCAGCTGGGAGGCCAGTGACAGTTGGGGTCTGACCGGGACCTGGACGATGGACGGCGCCTCCGGCACCTGGGAGAGCACGACGGACAGCACGACGGACAGCACGACAGACAGCGCAAGGGACAGCACGAGGGGCACGTTCGGCAGCGCGAATCCGGCGGCGCCCCCGCGGCCCCCTGCGGACCCCGCCCCCGCGGCCTCCGCCCCCACAGCCCCCGTCCTCAAGATCGTGGCCACCCCCGACACCGCCCCCGAGACCACCGCCGCATCCGACGCCGACCCCGACGCCAACGCCGACGCCGTGGAGCCGGCCACCGGCCGCCGTATCGACGTCGGCCACTGGCAGCACCGCCTCGACGAGCTGCGGGAGGCGCACGACGTGCCCGGCGCGACCCTCGCCTTCGTGATCGACGACGAGGTCCAGGAGCTGGCCAGCGGTGTCCTCAACCGCAGGACCGGGGTGGAGGCCACCACCGACTCCGTCTTCCAGCTCGGCTCGATCGCCAAGGTCTACACGGCCGCCCTGATCATGCAGCTGGTGGAGTCCGGCGACCTCGACCTCGACGCCCCGGTGGTCACCGTCCTGCCGGAGTTCGCGACCATCGACCCCGAGGCCACGAAGGTCATCACCCCCCGCATGCTCCTGTCCCACACCAGCGGCCTGACCTGCGACTTCCACCTCGACACCGGGCGCGGCGACGACAGCCTGGCCAAGTACGTCGAGGCCGCCAAGGGCGTGGCGATGGACTGTCCGCCGGGCACGGCGGTGTCGTACAGCGGCATCGGGTACGTGGTGCTCGGCCGCGTCGTCGAGGTGCTGACCGGCACGACCTGGGACCAGGCCCTCAAGGACCGGCTGCTCACCCCGCTCGGCCTGACGCACACCATGACGCTTCCGGAGGAGGTGCTTCCGTTCCGTGCGGCCATGGGACACCTCGCCGGTCCGGAGGGCGAACAGATGCTCGCCCCCGCCTGGGACCTCATGCCGCGCGCCGCGGGCCCGGCCGCCCGGGTGTGCGCCACCGCGGGTGATCTGGTCCGGTTCGCCAGGCCGCACCTCGACAACGGCAGGTCGGCCGACGGCACCCGCCTCCTCGGACCCGACTCGGTCGCCGCGATGCGGCATCGCGAGACGGACGTGCCCGACAAGTGGACCGTGAGCGCCGACGGCTGGGGCCTCGGCTGGACCCTGTACGACTGGGACGGCGTCCCCGGCTTCGGCCACGACGGCGCCTCCATCGGCCAGTACGCCTACCTCCGCGTGGTGCCGGGCGCGGGCGTGGCCGTCGCGCTCCTGACCAATGGCGGCGGCTCCCGCCTCCTCTACGCCGACCTCATGCGCGAACTGCTCTCCGAGCTGGCCGGTGTCACGATGCCCGCCCCCTTCGCCCCCGCCGAGCAGCCGCCCACCGTCGACATCACCCCCTGGGCCGGGACCTACAAGCGCGAGGGCGTGCTCATCACCGTCTCCGAGAAGGAGGGCAGGCCCCACCTGGTCTACGCCTTCGTGGACGGCATGGCCGGCTACTCCCCGGACCTCGAGATGGAGCTCGTCCCCCTCTCCGACACCGTCTTCGCCGGCGCGGGCGGCGGCGCCTCGTTCGCCGAGGACTGGATGCCGGTCGTCTTCGCCACCATGAGCGACGGCTCCAAGTACGCGTACATCGGTATGAGGGCCGCCCCGAAGACGGCGTGA